GCCGCCCACCTGGGCGTGCTCCGAGTTGGGCGCGTAGTAGGTCCACACGTCGAGGCCGTCGACCTCGGCCTGCTCGGGGAGCATCGCGCGCTGCAGCGTCTCCGCGAGGCGGTGCTCGCGCGCGTAGAGGCGCACGTTGTCCACCGCGAGGCCGACCCGGCGCACGGTCAGGTTGAGCACGGTGAGCGTCGCCTCGTCGAGCACGTCCACGCCGGCGCCGGTGCGCGGCACGACGGCGAGCAGCCCGAGGATGCGCCGGCGACCGGGCACGGGCAGCAGTACGACGCTGGCGATGTCGTCGGGCAGCCGGTCGCGGCCCGCGCGCGCGCCGGCGCCGAGCCGGCGCGCGAGCCAGCCGGACGCGCTCGTCGCGGGCCGGTCGGTGCGCAGCGCCAGCTCGTAGGGCCCGTCCCGCTCGCCGTCGAGCAGCTGCTGCACGGGGTCGGCCTCGACCTCGGCCTCGACCTGGTCGGGCGGCACGTTGCCGTGGCGGTTCCCGCGCCCGGTCGGCGCCGAGCGCGCGTCGACGCCCTCGACCGCCCGCAGGCCGTCGTCGTTGAGGTAGAAGGCGGCCCAGCGCACGAGCCCGCGCTCGAGGAGCCGGGCGATCTCGCGCAGCGTGTGCGGGTCGTCGATGTCCATCAGCAGGTCCGAGACCTGCGCGACGAGCCCGAGCGACGTGCGCTCGCGGCGCTCGGACGCGACGAGCGACGCGTGCTCGACGTCGCGGTCCATGAGCTCGGTCACGTCCACGAGGACGACGACCCAGTGCGTCACGGTGTCGCCGTCCCGCAGCGGCGAGACGGACACGCGTGCCCAGAAGGGTGAACCGTCGGCGGCCTCGGCGCGCAGCACCTCGGTGCGCCCGACGCCGGCGCGCATCGAGGTCCGCAGCTGCTCGACGACCTGCTCGTCGGTCGTGCTGGAGCGGAGCATGCCCGGCTCCCGGCCCATGACCTGCGACGCGGTGAAGCCCGTCGAGCGGACGAACGACTCGTTGACCCAGACGATCGGCCACGAGCCGCCGTGGTCGGCCGTGATGAAGACCGGCACGTCGACCGCCGCGAGCGCCGCCGCGGGCAGCTCGTCCAGGGGCACGTGTGGAGAATGTGTGGTCCCGGAGTTGACCACGACCACCTCCGATCGTCTAGCGTGCCGAACGTATCCCGCGATCTGCCGCGGGCTCTGCGTGATTCGGGGCCCGAGGGCTGACCTCACCCGGGAAGGAGCATCGTGCGCGACGGTAACAGCCCGGGGCCGGACGAGCCCGCTGAGGACCTGCACGCCGCGGGTGGTTCCGACCGAGCCACCGCGCCCCTGCAGGGCAGCACGTCGGTCAACGGCGAGCCGGGCGCGGTGCACGTGATCTTGGGGGCGGACCGCACGCGCATCGTGCTCTCGGGCGAGGTCGACGCCGACCTCGGCCCGGACCTCCAGGAGGCCACCA
The Cellulomonas sp. NS3 DNA segment above includes these coding regions:
- a CDS encoding SpoIIE family protein phosphatase, whose amino-acid sequence is MPLDELPAAALAAVDVPVFITADHGGSWPIVWVNESFVRSTGFTASQVMGREPGMLRSSTTDEQVVEQLRTSMRAGVGRTEVLRAEAADGSPFWARVSVSPLRDGDTVTHWVVVLVDVTELMDRDVEHASLVASERRERTSLGLVAQVSDLLMDIDDPHTLREIARLLERGLVRWAAFYLNDDGLRAVEGVDARSAPTGRGNRHGNVPPDQVEAEVEADPVQQLLDGERDGPYELALRTDRPATSASGWLARRLGAGARAGRDRLPDDIASVVLLPVPGRRRILGLLAVVPRTGAGVDVLDEATLTVLNLTVRRVGLAVDNVRLYAREHRLAETLQRAMLPEQAEVDGLDVWTYYAPNSEHAQVGGDWYDVLQIAPDVVGVVIGDVVGHDVEAAAAMGQLRSVVRSYLFDQAEPGAVLSRVDQLVAGMRVPRPAGLVLTTMRRQEDGGWRVDYSRAGHLPVLHVRAGAVTRLSGAGGPLIGFGRAPRESAGTDVRAGDFLVFYTDGLIERRDRSLRQGVESLTEVAAGVTALDAAGIGEEVLSRLADSPEDDVAVVVVRVPGPDDETRRSGSPRVRRWVLPGEAASIGRARHAVLRTARAWDLAGVGHAELVVSELVANAVLHGWGQVQLRLYDTGDGLRIEVEDSNPTPPVTTDGHPGRIGGFGMQIVERLADWGWRPSRGGKLVWAKVRDSRR